The following are encoded together in the Calditrichota bacterium genome:
- a CDS encoding carbohydrate ABC transporter permease — MKTSRLRFLRTATKGSLYALLLCWSLVCLYPFVWMLSATVRPEVEIGRLNPIPGKLTLESYRLVFSKIPIARAFANSLFVSFSATAGVLIFTSMIGYALSRLRFRGRDGLFAVVLFTMTLPFQITLIPTYVLMVKFGWNDTYYALIVPYMINAFAIVVFRQYFKSVPQDLLDAARIDGCSDFGILFRIMWPLSVPALITVAILTFMNIWNEVLWPIIVIRKWELMTMPQLVALFAVGGKAEGLLGVRLAAAALLALPIIIAYAFFQRYFIASMATTGLKS; from the coding sequence ATGAAAACGTCCCGGCTACGTTTCCTTCGGACCGCCACGAAGGGCAGCCTCTACGCACTTCTTCTCTGCTGGAGTCTGGTGTGTCTCTACCCGTTTGTCTGGATGCTCTCGGCGACGGTGCGGCCAGAGGTTGAGATCGGCCGCCTGAACCCCATTCCAGGCAAGCTGACCCTTGAGAGCTACCGTCTCGTGTTCAGCAAGATCCCCATCGCGCGAGCATTTGCGAACAGCCTCTTCGTGTCGTTCTCCGCCACCGCAGGGGTGCTGATCTTCACCTCGATGATTGGCTACGCGCTCTCACGTCTGCGTTTCCGGGGCCGCGATGGGCTCTTCGCCGTGGTGCTGTTCACCATGACCCTCCCCTTCCAGATCACGCTCATTCCCACCTACGTGCTCATGGTTAAGTTCGGCTGGAACGACACCTACTACGCCCTTATTGTGCCGTACATGATCAATGCGTTCGCAATTGTAGTCTTTCGGCAGTATTTCAAAAGCGTGCCGCAGGACTTGTTGGATGCAGCACGGATCGATGGCTGCTCTGACTTTGGCATCCTCTTTCGCATCATGTGGCCCTTGTCCGTGCCGGCGTTGATTACCGTGGCTATTCTCACCTTCATGAACATCTGGAACGAGGTCCTTTGGCCAATCATCGTCATTCGCAAATGGGAACTGATGACCATGCCGCAGTTGGTCGCGCTCTTTGCGGTTGGGGGCAAGGCAGAGGGCTTGTTGGGTGTGCGCCTGGCTGCCGCAGCGCTACTGGCTCTACCCATCATCATTGCCTACGCCTTTTTCCAACGCTACTTCATTGCGAGCATGGCCACCACAGGCCTGAAGAGCTGA